One segment of Aquimarina sp. BL5 DNA contains the following:
- a CDS encoding substrate import-associated zinc metallohydrolase lipoprotein, protein MKKTNNFIKKLFTISLLSITLISCEREKSITAESIFEQEQESTDPLDIYLKEEFRDPYGSVIIYKFVDRYIDVNRTAIPPRRDVVRPVAELIKQAWIEPYNMGSEEGEDFLKRYFPAEIVFLGSPLYNGDGTITLGTADAGVRVTLTQVNDYSPDNNEWIIQSFRTLHHEFAHIIDQNFNFDVESFYEISGEDYTSPGTWTTLIFGSENSTQSINNAISRGMVTPYGTSSVAEDFAEIVSRIITTDPVEFENTYLTLESCSGGDEDCFQRNIGRQRIQEKYNAVLRYMKEDVGIDLLIVRDEFLNTLN, encoded by the coding sequence ATGAAGAAAACAAATAATTTTATAAAAAAGCTTTTTACAATCTCTTTATTAAGTATTACACTAATTAGCTGTGAAAGAGAAAAAAGCATTACTGCCGAAAGTATTTTCGAACAAGAGCAAGAATCGACTGATCCTCTAGATATCTATTTAAAAGAAGAGTTTAGAGATCCTTATGGAAGTGTTATCATTTATAAATTCGTAGATCGCTATATCGATGTTAACAGAACCGCAATACCACCAAGAAGAGATGTTGTAAGACCTGTTGCAGAATTAATAAAGCAAGCGTGGATTGAACCATACAATATGGGATCTGAAGAAGGAGAAGATTTTTTGAAGAGATATTTTCCAGCAGAGATTGTATTTTTAGGTTCGCCATTATATAATGGAGATGGAACCATTACTCTTGGTACAGCAGATGCTGGTGTAAGAGTTACTTTGACTCAGGTTAATGATTATAGTCCTGATAACAATGAATGGATTATACAATCATTTAGAACATTACATCACGAATTCGCTCACATCATAGATCAAAATTTCAACTTTGATGTAGAATCATTCTATGAAATCTCAGGAGAAGATTATACTTCCCCAGGTACTTGGACAACCTTAATTTTTGGAAGTGAAAATAGCACTCAATCCATAAATAATGCGATTTCACGCGGTATGGTCACACCTTATGGTACTTCATCTGTAGCTGAAGACTTTGCAGAGATCGTTTCCAGAATAATTACAACAGATCCAGTTGAATTCGAAAATACATATTTGACTTTGGAAAGTTGTTCAGGTGGAGATGAAGATTGTTTTCAAAGAAATATTGGACGTCAAAGAATTCAGGAGAAATACAATGCTGTATTACGGTACATGAAGGAAGATGTTGGTATTGATTTATTAATAGTGAGAGACGAATTTTTAAATACCCTTAATTAA
- a CDS encoding DUF4302 domain-containing protein, translating to MLRNIKINSLLFLLLAVFACSDDDVQPLFEQDSDTRVNLLLESYRETLLNSEFGWKTVYQPGTNFGGNNIYLNFNEDNTVDIVSDVLGGQNDLETTFRVGISQFPELVFENYTTFHALFEAQNFSLGAEFEFIFEEVNEDRIKFRSKTDISNPTEIIFEKATAEDRDNVESLRAFYTQLEDENNTFRFIRNLVVLNEANEILYNRTFTYFDDLERTAGVTSFNAETGEISTEILPINVTTDGFNFLEPLILGDLSISSFIYDQDLGTYTSTDSGVTTIIGYDLATVATEIIPELASADVNSFGLDFSTYSYFDESFGSSFLSQTSENFINLAKVSDLFRIDMVLDDPNFSNQSYFIFNMNDGSFNFATFTREIIANERVVFTFSEFFGDSDGLINIFALLFSTDGFYITQTDESTFASNPSYKFTSVIAPNLNFSVYGL from the coding sequence ATGTTACGAAATATAAAAATCAATTCATTGTTGTTTTTACTATTAGCAGTTTTTGCATGTAGTGACGATGATGTTCAACCTTTATTCGAACAAGATTCTGATACAAGAGTGAATCTATTATTAGAATCATATCGCGAGACCTTACTAAATTCAGAATTTGGATGGAAAACCGTTTATCAGCCAGGAACTAATTTTGGAGGAAACAATATTTACTTAAATTTTAATGAAGATAATACAGTAGATATCGTTTCTGACGTATTAGGAGGTCAAAATGATTTAGAAACAACTTTTAGAGTAGGAATTAGCCAATTCCCCGAATTAGTATTCGAAAATTACACTACTTTCCATGCTTTATTTGAAGCTCAAAATTTTAGTCTAGGCGCGGAATTTGAATTTATTTTTGAGGAAGTTAACGAAGACCGAATCAAATTTAGAAGTAAAACTGATATTTCTAATCCAACAGAAATAATTTTTGAAAAAGCAACAGCAGAAGATAGAGATAACGTAGAAAGCTTAAGAGCGTTTTACACTCAATTAGAAGATGAGAACAATACTTTTAGATTTATTAGAAATCTAGTAGTCTTAAATGAAGCTAATGAGATTTTGTATAACAGAACCTTTACCTATTTTGATGATTTAGAAAGAACAGCTGGTGTAACTAGCTTTAATGCAGAAACAGGAGAGATTTCTACAGAAATATTACCAATAAATGTAACAACAGATGGGTTTAATTTTTTAGAACCTTTAATCCTTGGAGATTTAAGTATTTCCTCTTTTATTTATGACCAAGACCTTGGCACCTACACCTCTACTGATAGTGGTGTTACTACAATAATTGGATATGACTTAGCTACTGTAGCTACTGAAATAATTCCTGAACTTGCTTCTGCTGATGTAAATTCCTTTGGATTAGATTTTTCAACATATTCATATTTCGATGAATCTTTTGGTAGTAGTTTTCTTAGTCAAACTTCAGAGAATTTTATAAATCTGGCTAAAGTAAGTGATCTTTTTAGAATAGATATGGTTCTTGATGATCCGAACTTTTCTAACCAATCATATTTCATTTTCAATATGAATGATGGAAGTTTCAATTTCGCAACATTTACCAGAGAAATAATAGCGAATGAAAGAGTAGTTTTTACATTTTCTGAATTCTTTGGAGACTCAGATGGTCTTATCAATATATTCGCACTACTATTTAGTACCGACGGGTTTTATATTACTCAAACAGATGAAAGTACATTTGCTTCAAATCCTTCATATAAATTCACAAGTGTAATTGCCCCTAATCTTAATTTCTCTGTATACGGACTGTAA
- a CDS encoding glycoside hydrolase family 15 protein produces MNNLDYGIIGNCKSAALISKSGSIDWCCLPNFDSSSVFAKILDDKKGGSFEILVSSAYTISQKYIAKTNILVTEFKNGNDVFESIDFMPRYKEADGSFYAPPDIIRYIKHISGAPVFKVKYNPKLEYAKEETYFKTTDNYIKSITDEDKYDTLYLYSDLNSEAILSGEEIQLTTHAYFIISYHEKLLEQSMERCYLKLQRTRVYWLNWSENTTSYKVYNDQILRSALVLKLLSYEKSGAVLAAATTSLPETIGEVRNWDYRFCWIRDASMVIKVISDLGHKRLAQRFLQFIIDIIPDKDEKIQIMYGINGEKDLTEKTLDHLSGYKDSSPVRIGNAAFHQKQNDIYGILMNVIYQQFVKFDCDLDNSESLWTISKSIVHIVNVNWEKPDKGIWEFRTEERHFTFSKLLCWVAVDRAIKIGELIGKTSNNPRWIELRDRIYNDIYENAWNEEVQAYTQSYGSSDLDASTLLMESYGFIEPMDPRFISTVKATEKELCNDGLLYRYKNKDDFGLPSSSFTICSFWFINSLYKIGETKKAKLMFDQLLSYSNHLGLFSEDIDFKSKRLLGNFPQAYSHLALIETAVNFSKGITSEQKLKKVVEQ; encoded by the coding sequence ATGAATAATTTAGACTACGGAATTATTGGAAATTGTAAAAGTGCAGCGTTGATTTCAAAAAGCGGATCAATTGATTGGTGTTGTTTGCCAAACTTTGATTCTTCTTCTGTTTTTGCAAAAATTCTTGATGATAAAAAAGGAGGTTCTTTTGAAATTTTGGTTTCCTCGGCATATACCATTTCTCAAAAGTATATTGCTAAAACGAATATTCTTGTAACCGAATTTAAAAACGGAAACGATGTGTTTGAGAGTATTGATTTCATGCCTCGATATAAAGAAGCAGATGGCTCTTTTTATGCACCGCCTGATATTATTCGTTATATAAAACATATTTCTGGAGCACCGGTTTTTAAAGTAAAATATAATCCTAAACTAGAATATGCGAAGGAAGAGACTTATTTTAAAACAACAGATAATTATATTAAAAGCATAACGGATGAGGATAAGTATGATACTTTATATCTATACTCAGACCTCAATTCTGAAGCTATTCTTAGTGGAGAAGAAATTCAATTAACGACTCACGCCTATTTTATAATTAGTTATCACGAAAAATTGTTAGAACAATCTATGGAACGTTGTTATTTAAAATTACAACGTACGAGAGTATACTGGCTAAATTGGAGTGAAAATACTACTTCTTATAAGGTGTATAATGATCAAATTTTGAGAAGTGCTTTGGTGCTTAAACTATTAAGTTATGAAAAATCTGGGGCTGTATTAGCCGCTGCCACGACATCATTACCAGAAACTATTGGTGAAGTTCGTAACTGGGATTATAGATTTTGCTGGATTAGAGATGCATCCATGGTAATTAAAGTGATCTCTGATTTAGGGCATAAAAGATTAGCACAGCGTTTTCTTCAGTTTATTATTGACATTATTCCGGATAAAGATGAAAAAATACAGATCATGTACGGAATCAATGGAGAAAAAGATCTTACTGAAAAGACACTTGACCATTTAAGCGGTTATAAGGATTCCAGTCCGGTAAGAATTGGAAATGCAGCTTTTCATCAAAAGCAAAATGATATTTATGGTATTTTGATGAATGTGATATATCAACAGTTTGTGAAATTTGACTGTGATCTTGATAACAGTGAGAGCTTATGGACGATTAGTAAAAGTATTGTTCATATTGTTAACGTTAATTGGGAAAAACCAGATAAAGGTATTTGGGAGTTCAGAACTGAAGAAAGACATTTTACATTCTCTAAATTGTTGTGTTGGGTCGCTGTAGACAGAGCAATAAAGATAGGAGAACTAATAGGGAAGACAAGTAATAATCCTAGGTGGATTGAACTAAGAGATCGGATCTATAATGATATTTATGAAAATGCCTGGAACGAAGAAGTACAAGCATATACACAGTCTTATGGTTCTTCAGATCTTGATGCTTCTACTTTATTAATGGAATCTTACGGATTCATAGAACCTATGGATCCTAGGTTTATAAGTACTGTAAAAGCTACGGAAAAAGAATTATGTAATGACGGATTGTTGTACCGTTATAAAAACAAAGATGATTTTGGATTACCATCTTCTTCTTTTACTATTTGTAGTTTTTGGTTTATTAATAGCCTCTATAAAATAGGAGAGACAAAAAAAGCAAAATTAATGTTCGATCAGTTATTATCGTATAGTAATCATTTAGGATTGTTTAGCGAGGATATTGATTTTAAATCTAAAAGATTATTAGGGAATTTTCCCCAAGCATATTCTCATTTGGCGCTAATAGAAACAGCAGTTAATTTTTCTAAAGGAATAACTAGTGAACAAAAGCTTAAGAAAGTAGTGGAACAATAA
- a CDS encoding bifunctional alpha,alpha-trehalose-phosphate synthase (UDP-forming)/trehalose-phosphatase → MSKTIIISNRLPLQLEIDNNSINATPSIGGLATGMKSVHSGSDSIWIGWSGLTEEQLDSEKRNLVQKALKKHQCVGVPLTEHEIDGFYYGFSNNTLWPLFHYFMEYTEFDKGNWETYQLVNQKFADVVIENLGENDTIWVHDYQLLLLPEMIRKKKPNVTIGFFLHIPFPSYEVFRTIPCREELLKGLLGADLIGFHTYDYERHFLSSAQRILGLEINFNNVHMDNRIVKVDSFPMGIDYEKFHNAAKIHDEKEKKDQTEIQQKIDEHLVKGDRAKLILSIDRLDYTKGIANRLRAFEYFLDKYPQFKGKARLVMLAVPSRSNVPQYQLLKNEIDQLVGRINGKFSEVSWTPIWYFYRSMPFENLIDLYTSSDVALLTPIRDGMNLVAKEYIASRVDQKGVLILSEMTGASKEMSEALIINPNNFEEIADTLKFALEMPEEEQIKRNKALQKRLKRYNVEKWANDFMESLETTKTSAKKYSLKKLTSSIKEEMLQDFENSKNRILYIDYDGTLAPFEKIPEDAKPTPKIFDILDALQQDKKTKVILITGRDKYTFNKWFGHKDYTLITEHGAWLKEPAKDWELLEHVRNDWFESIAPVLESFTDRTPGSLIEEKNYSLAWHFRNVDPDLGKLRSMELKTTIQHLIANHNLEILEGDKVLEIKVSGINKGKSACRMLIEKDYDFIFAIGDDWTDEYMFKELPLSSYTVKVGLKKTIAKYYVEDTNQVHELLKEFN, encoded by the coding sequence ATGAGTAAAACTATCATAATCTCAAATCGATTACCCTTACAATTAGAAATTGACAATAATTCCATCAATGCAACACCAAGTATTGGAGGATTAGCAACAGGAATGAAGTCAGTTCATTCTGGAAGTGATAGTATTTGGATCGGATGGAGTGGTCTTACAGAGGAACAATTAGACTCTGAAAAAAGAAACCTTGTACAAAAAGCTTTGAAAAAGCATCAATGCGTTGGTGTGCCATTAACCGAACATGAAATAGACGGTTTTTACTATGGTTTTAGTAACAATACGCTATGGCCACTGTTCCATTACTTTATGGAATATACTGAGTTTGATAAAGGAAATTGGGAAACGTATCAATTAGTTAATCAAAAGTTTGCAGATGTTGTCATCGAAAATCTAGGAGAAAATGATACTATTTGGGTACACGATTATCAATTATTATTATTACCGGAAATGATTCGCAAAAAGAAACCCAACGTTACCATAGGTTTCTTTTTACATATACCATTCCCTTCTTATGAAGTTTTTAGAACTATTCCCTGTAGAGAAGAATTACTAAAAGGATTATTAGGAGCCGACCTTATTGGTTTTCATACATATGATTACGAACGTCATTTTCTAAGTTCTGCGCAAAGAATTTTAGGGTTAGAAATCAACTTCAACAATGTTCATATGGACAATAGAATCGTGAAGGTAGATTCTTTCCCTATGGGAATTGACTATGAAAAATTTCATAATGCGGCGAAAATACATGATGAGAAAGAGAAAAAAGACCAAACAGAAATACAACAAAAAATAGATGAACACCTTGTTAAAGGTGATCGGGCAAAATTAATCTTGTCAATTGATCGACTAGACTACACTAAAGGAATTGCTAATAGATTAAGAGCTTTTGAATATTTTCTGGACAAATATCCTCAATTCAAAGGGAAAGCAAGATTGGTAATGCTAGCTGTACCATCCAGATCAAACGTACCACAATATCAACTCCTAAAAAATGAAATAGATCAATTAGTAGGCAGAATCAATGGTAAGTTTTCTGAAGTTAGCTGGACACCTATTTGGTATTTTTACCGTTCTATGCCTTTTGAAAATTTAATTGATCTATACACTTCTAGTGATGTAGCATTACTTACTCCAATTCGGGATGGAATGAATCTGGTAGCAAAGGAATATATTGCCTCTAGAGTTGATCAAAAAGGTGTGCTTATTTTGAGTGAAATGACAGGAGCTTCAAAAGAAATGAGTGAAGCATTGATTATAAATCCTAATAACTTTGAAGAAATAGCGGACACTCTGAAATTTGCTTTAGAAATGCCTGAAGAAGAGCAAATAAAAAGAAACAAAGCACTTCAAAAAAGGCTAAAGAGATATAATGTAGAAAAGTGGGCAAATGATTTTATGGAGTCTCTTGAAACTACAAAGACAAGTGCAAAAAAATATTCACTAAAGAAATTGACTTCATCAATTAAGGAAGAGATGCTTCAGGATTTTGAGAACTCTAAAAATAGAATTCTTTACATAGATTATGACGGCACACTAGCACCTTTCGAAAAAATTCCTGAAGATGCGAAACCAACCCCCAAGATATTTGATATTTTAGATGCATTACAACAAGATAAAAAAACAAAAGTTATACTAATAACAGGAAGAGATAAATACACTTTCAATAAATGGTTTGGACATAAAGACTATACCTTAATAACAGAACATGGAGCTTGGCTAAAAGAACCCGCTAAAGACTGGGAACTTTTAGAACATGTAAGGAATGATTGGTTCGAATCAATTGCACCGGTATTAGAATCATTTACGGATAGAACACCAGGCTCTCTTATCGAAGAAAAAAATTATTCATTAGCTTGGCATTTTAGAAATGTAGATCCAGATTTAGGTAAATTAAGATCTATGGAATTAAAAACCACCATACAACATCTAATAGCAAATCATAATTTGGAAATTCTAGAAGGTGATAAAGTATTAGAAATAAAGGTAAGTGGAATTAACAAAGGTAAATCAGCTTGTAGAATGTTAATTGAAAAGGATTATGATTTTATTTTTGCTATTGGAGATGATTGGACAGATGAATATATGTTTAAAGAATTACCTTTATCTTCATATACGGTAAAAGTAGGATTAAAGAAAACAATCGCTAAATACTATGTAGAAGATACAAATCAAGTACACGAATTATTAAAAGAATTTAATTAA